The nucleotide window atcctcgacaacggcgccaaaaacttggtgcacgaaattgtgatctctaataatggcattcaacttgatatgcgcatctactaactcagcactttcttcacaacttcgcacaactaaccagcaagtgcactgggtcgtctaagtaataaaccttacgtgagtaagggtcgatcccacggagattgttggtatgaagcaagctatggtcatcttgtagatctcagttaggcagataataaatggttatagagttttcgaaattaataataaataaaacataaaataaagatagaaatacttatgtaaatcattggtaggaatttcagataagcgtatggagatgctgtgttccttctgaatctctctgctttcctgctgctttcatccaatccttcttactcctctccatggcaagctgtatgtagggcatcactgttgtcaatggctacatcccatcctctcagtgaaaatggtccaaatgctctgtcacagcacggctaatcatctgtcggttcttgatcatgtcggaatagaatccattaattcttttgcgtttgtcatcacgcccaacaatcgcgagtttgaagctcgtcacagtcatttaatccttgaatcctactcggaataccacagacaaggtttagactttctggattctcatgaatgccgccatcaattctagcttataccacgaagattctgattaaagaatctaagagatatgcgctcggtctaaggtagaacggaggtggttgtcagtcacgcgttcatatgtgagaatgatgatgagtgtcacggatcatcacattcatcatggtgaagtgcaacgaatatcttggaacaggaataaactgaattgaatagaaaatagtagtaattgcattaaaactcgaggtacagcagagctctacactcttaatctatggtgtgtagaaactccaccgttgaaaatacataagtgatggtccaggcatggccgaatggccagcccccaaaatgtgatatgaattcgaaaatagggagaaggacccttagtacaatagtaaaaagttctatttctaatagactagctactagggtttacagaagtaagtaattgatgcagaaattcacctccggggcccacttagtgtgtgcttgggctgagcttgagctttacacgtgcagaggcttcttttggagttggacgccaagttgtaatgtgtttttggcgttcaactctactttgtgacgtgtttctggcgtttgactccagaatgcagtatggaactggcattgagcaccagtttgcatcatctaatctcgagtaaagtatggaccattatatatttctggaaagctctggatgtctactttccaacgccgttaagagcgcaccatttggagttctgtagctccagaaaattcatttcgagtgtagggaggtcagaatctaacagcatcagtagtcctttgttagccttttatcagagttttactcaggtccctcaattccagccagaaaatacctaaaatcacaaaaaaacacacaaactcatagtaaagtccagaaattttaatttagcataaaaactaatgaaaacatccctaaaagtagctagatcttattaaaaactacctaaaaacaatgccaagaagcgtataaattatccgctcatcaggcacAGTCACTGTCATTTTGGATGTCATAGTGAACAGATGACATGGATTGTATTGTAAAATTCCTCAATGCAGTCCATGTTTTCCTTTTTAAACCCTAAAACTTTGTCATGTGGTTCTCTCCACcaatgtcttcttcttcatctgtTGTGTACACCAATAGCTGTCTCTCATGAGAGGAACTGGGAGCCACGTTAGTTGCAGAAAGCTCGAACCGGTCATCATCGACGGAGAAATGGACAAGAAGTACAATGCAAAACAGGCAGAGGCGGGTTCCGGACTGGTGCGCCTGTGGTTGTCGCCCGGTGCTTAGGTGGTCAGGGACGGAGACGCATCCTAACAAGCCCTTCTTTAGTTGCCCTAACTATAATGTGAATAAAGGTAACTCATTTGTAGttcattgatttttttgttgtgaTTATAAATTGTGGATGGTTGTTTGCAGACAAGTGGAAAAAAATGGTGTGACTTATTCGTATGGGTAGATTGTGTGCAAGAAAAGCTACCTAAAAGAGCTGTTTCAAGAGATGATGATGGTGACAAGAAGATGAACTTTGCATGGCAGATGGGCAAGATGGAAGCAGACATTAGAAATCTGAAATTTATTACTCAAGTTCTTGGGTTTGGGTTCTTAGTAGTTGTTGTTTTTGTAGGAATGGTGCTATTAAAGGGTTGAGAATATGGCAATGCAATGTAGTTCCCAAATTAATGAATGAAAGTGTTATGGGGTAACATCACAAGGTTTCTGTAACTGATCTTAGTTTACTATAATATAATATCCTGTTAGATGAATAAATAGtacatgtaaataaataatagaaaggTTGATTCAAACCATGGATAGTATTAATTGATCTAAACCAAAATATGGCAAACCATTCATAGTTTTTATACATTACAGCCATAAGTATTTGAGCAAGTAATATGACATATTTGattaataatcaataaaatgaACCATTGTTTAGAGCGAGTACAGTCACAGtttcttttaacaaaaaataaatacttcACAAGTGTAATTTCCTAATATTAAGTTTCACTTCTTCCGAGGGTGCTTAAATCCAGGAGTCGATATAAACTTCAGAAAATTTGTGAATCGTGAGGCAGTGGTTGAACTCGCACCCTTTATTGGGTCCAGTGCTGTAGAGGGAGTTGGTGGTAGTGACCTTCTTCTAGCAGGTAGTTTGGCAGGTCTTGTGGTTGGTTCCGCTTTTAGTTAAGTAAATTACACAAAACACAAACCACAAATGAAAATCCAAATTCGTCACCCACTAAACCTTTTTCAGAGTTATTAGTCCATGAATTAATAAAAAGGTGTATTATAGAATTACTGTTGTACCTTTTGAGAATTTTCTGGTTCAGAACAACTTGACTGTGATAGTTCAATCTCTGAAGCTTGACCAATAGGAGCAGAATTGATTGCAGACGGGATATTGTTTGTAATATTAGCAGTAGCCGTAACTGTACTAGTAGCAGTGACAGTTGCAGTGGCCTGAGCAGTTGTAGTGACCTGGGCAGTAGCATTTTTAGGGTCTTTAGCATCCTCCACAGCTTTTGCAGTTGCCGCGGTATCAGCTACAGCTTGAGCAGCATCAGCTGCTCCTTTCTTTTCACACCCTCTCTTGGTATGACCTTTTTGCAAGCAGTACCTATAGGTGAATTGTCGAAGCTGTCTTTTCATGGTTGTAGCTGGCTTAGCTTTCTTGTTAGAACTTGTGCCTTCATCGAAGTCCTTCCTCCTCTTTGTTTGAAGGTTTCCTGGCTTCCTCTTGATTGATGGTGCCAATAGCCTGTTATACTGACTTTGTTCCCAAAAGGTTTGGCCAGGTATAGGATTGATGTGGTACTTGTATGTTTCCTTGTAAGACTCCATAGTTATCAACTTGTGGCAGAAATCCTCCGGGTGCTTGTTCACTCGGGCCAGTGCAGCACAAgcatgaatgcatggaattccTACAAGTCCAATTTACAGGCAGCTTaggttaaaaaaatcatttataagACAAGTGTAAAAGTCCATGAACAAAGATGTTGGAAAAAACAACCTGTTAACATCCAAAACTGGCAGGTATATAATCTTTTTTCTAAGTCCACCACATGGTTTATAGGACGCCCATGATGAATCTGAAACTTCTCATAATCAGTATCTCCAAACCATATAACATGCCAATTCCTGGGGCTTAGGCATAAATTAAGCAAGGCCGTCGTTGAGTCACGCCAGAATTTCACCAAAGGACTATTATGTTTTCTGGAGCACAATTTGGAGGACATAAATAATACAATTAGAATCTCAGAAGCTAAATCAGTGCAAAGACTGAATTTGAAAACcactataaaaatttagtccTACAAAATTTGACAGACAAAAGATGTTTAGGTGTAGACGAATAATCTTCCATTTCACTTTACATTATTTTATATCATATTATAGCACATACGATTCTATGCTctataaattatatatgatgATATGATTATAAAAGGGGGTTATGTGCGTCCTCTTCGACTCTATAGTCCATACGCAACGCATACACAAAACAGAACTTATGAGTGGTATTGAACCAATCATCATCAGCCAAAACAacaattagaatattttttttatttatttttatctcatgcCTTTCTCTGTTATTTTAGAATAAGGTGACTCGTCATTCTGTTAggataaaatttcttttttaggtctatttgttttgatttgatGAGTTGTATAGTCCTTTTTTTCTTGtatatattgaataattatAATCATTGAGATATAACAAGAATATACAATTCTTTTTCATACAACCTTGGTTTCTCTGATCTTAAATTCTTGTCAAGTGGTAAAACttcttagaaaaaaatataatttagcaAAGTTCTCATAATCAATTATGTCAAAATTGGTCACTATCTTCACCTTGTCTCTTCTTCTTAGCTTTGGCTTAATCTACGCCTCTCGCCCACACATTGAATTTGATGACGTGACGATGATCTCTTCATCATCCACGCATGAGGTACTTATAGTATATCTTACTCAATAATAATTAACTCTTATTAATTAACCTCTTCAAGTGTtccattattatatttttgttcataTGTATTACTTTGTTTgaagaattaatataatttggatGTGTGTGGAATGAAATTGAAGGATGTTAAGACATACAAAGAAGGAGATCAGTTGGATGATGAAAATTGTGAAGGAGAGGAATGTTTGATGAGAAGGACTCTAGCAGCTCATCTCGATTATATCTACACTCAGAATAAGCCCAGAAATTAAATCACTGCATATATGATCCTTATCTATATAACAGTACAATAAAGTGAAAACTTCGACTTCACGTAAaaatcgttagatgatttgactgatttgactaaatttttatctaacggctTTCATCTATCAACTTCATATGAAATCGACTGCATCTGAGTTTCCGTCGTACAataataatttgtatatataaatgATTCCTCatatataattatcattattattatatgcatatatatgtaatatatacATACATGTATCGAAATTcgagagactgaaattttaaaacagtactatattatattatgagatctaaaaaaattaaattttttttagtatataattaacaATCATTTGACAAAAtcatttaagtaaaaaataggATTTATAAAGTgtaataaatgaaattaaataggattaagaaatattaaaaatagagtatataaagaaaaaatactacaaactaaattgatcaaattttaaaattttagtgataaaaataatttatatatatatttttaaaaattaataaattaatttgactatACATAAGTTTATGACATATcagataatatattaattaattatttttagattcGTGGTATTAATgtgttatattattatattacgtTTTACTTAACATAACATGTTAATTATCTAACTGACGAAAAGATTGATTTGATTTATGATTGTATTTTCAGGAACTAATAATGTAACTAATTTAATCTTtaggaaattaatttaaaaaaaatatttttaaagagataaatttaaatattaatcttatatatatttggctcttttcagtttttttttctcctgctttttttttaaaattttgtcaaaGATAAAGAAATCGTGTTTTTTGAGTCTCTAAGCTATGTTACTCTTTTATTCTTGATATATTTCTTTCATGATCAAGAAGAAGCTAATGGAATTAAGagataagaaaaaagataattaCGTGAAGattaaatctttaataaaccatTTCCTATAATTACAGGAGTTACAATATCACTCAATCATAAAAGGATGTAAACACTTTGGTAAAATTTGTTAGTGCCCATAAACACTTTAGAGTTAGTTGAAGTTTTTCAACTTCCtcaagtttttatttatttttataattgtccCTCACACCCttgtaattttattgaaatttttttcacaCCACGCAAAAAGAGAAATTCTAAAGAATTCTAACCATACTCTTCtcgtcaaattaatttttttttacattatctTTTGaataattacccaaatcagtcttgaaaaatttaaaaatcggacattttagtcccaaaaaaaattaatacacaaatcaGTCCCAATAATTTATCTCCGGCAGCCAAAATAAtcccaaacccatttctccatTTTATGCCACCAGAAAAAGTTGAAGTGGCACAATTACTCTCCAGCATGTCTAGCAACAAGTACATGTGTCATTGAAGAACAAATTAGTCCCCAGCCACCTCATCAAAACGGCGCCATTTAGGGCTTGGCACCAAACGTTGAGATTTAGTGGGAGACACAAGATCGCGCTTCTTCTCCTCCACTTCAACCCCTTTCTATTCGAATAGAAACCAAACCCCACACATTCTTCAAACTTTTACAGAGAAGGTGCCTGTCACTGCATCGCATTTAATCTCCCAAAGCACCATTGTCACTATCTTTGAAGAATTCGATCACTAACGCTAGCATTGGGTGACTCTGCTGACGCGTCATTCCCGAAACAACAGCAACAGTAGGTGCACAGGACCAAGTGAAGTGGATGTAACGACAGTTGAACACATTCATTGAGGAAGGTGAGTTGTATTCTCTTATGTTGATTAGATTTATGGAATTTTGAATTAGTTAAGTATAATGCTGAATGTCACCATTACAAAGTATGTTGGGCTTTGAGTTTCTGTTATGTGATAATTATAGAGTATAATAGTTTGTTGTTATGTTGTGACTGTATAGTGTTTGGTTAGGGTTCAGTTACAAAAATTCTCAAAATAGAGTAGTTTAGGGTTTGATGATTCTGTTTGTTGATTTCAAGTATGTTGTACTTGCAGTTAGATGGAGGATTATGTAGTTCCTATTTTTCACCACAGTGGACATTTTGTAAGGGATAACCAGGGAGTTCTtctatatattgatggaaaagTTGACAAATTTTCTAAGATGGATATTGACCTCATATGCTTCTTTGACCTGGAAACTCTGTTCAAAAATTTGGGCTATTTGGATTACAAGGTTATGTACTAGTTTGATCCTAAGGCTTTTGACTTGGAGAGGGGGCTGTACCTTATAAAAGGAGATTTGGAAATTAATCATTTGCGTGGGAATAAACAGATGAATCAGGAGACTGATGAGTTTTATCTATATTTCGATCACCTGATAATGGTTACTCCACTAGAGGACATCAATTTGGACTTTGATGCTGATGCAGATGTTGAAGAGGAGTCTAGTGATGATAGGTATGAAACGACAGGGGATGAACCATATAGACCACTCAACAGGATTTGAGGATGAAGATAGTGACTCAGATTGTTTGATTGTGAAGAGAAATACTAGAAAAGTTGGCAAAAAAAAGAGGATGGTATAGGAAAGAAGATTTCACAGAGGAATATAAGTGCAAGAAGGAAGGCTTCAATAGAGAATCAGACAAACACTAATGGGGCTACTGGTTTTGGATCAAAGTATGCAGGCCCAAACAAGTCTAGGGCTGCTGATGCTGCTAGGCCCAACACTAGGACTCCAAATAATGCTGGACAAAAAGTTCATGGGTCAACCTCATCTAGCCCAACTGCAAATGGGCCAAAAACTGTTAGAACAAGGGCTGGATTGCCAAATTCTGGGGCTGCCAGTGCTGCTGATCTTACCAACAGTAGTGGTGAAGATGAGGCTGCAAAaaatattgaagaagaagatccaATTTTTGAGTATGAATCAGAGACATTATTGACTCTGAAAAGCTCAGAAGATGAGAGAGATAGGTATGAATTCCCTCAATTTAATGAAGGTGTTGGATTTGGGGAGGCAAACTTTGAGTTGGGAATGGAGTTTGCCACAATTGAAAGTTTTAAGAATGCTCTTAAGGATCATGTAATTTTTTAGGACAGAAAAATTAGGTACATAAAGAATGATCAAAGGAGGGTTAGATGCGATTGTGAACATAGGGTGGAGAGGATTAAAAAGCCAAGAAAGCCAAAGGGGGGCAATACATCTTCTACTCGGCTTCAAATGAGCAAGGTAATGCTTCTGATGAGAATGAAGGAGATGTGAATGACGGTGATGCCAATGTGAATGAAGCTGCTGTGACAGAAGAGACTGTCACAACTAAATTGAGGTtaccaagttgaatccttgtcCATGGCTAATTTACTGTGCATGGAATAATTAGCTTAAGAGTTACCAAATCAAGACTTATACTCCTCATCACACTTGTGCCAGAAAATTTGGAAGCAACATGACATATTAGAAGTGGGTGGCCAAGAAGCTGGAGAAGAGACTCCGAACTCAGCCTCACATGACCCTGAGTGAGGCTTATGAGCACATCAAGATCGACTACAACGTTATGATTAATGGGAAGATGGTATATAAGGCCCTCAAGGAAGCAAGGGAGCGTGTGATTGGCAACGAGAGAGCACAATACAGCAAATTGAAGGACTATCTGTCAGAAATACATAGGAGTAACCCATGGAGCTCCACCATTCTCGATGTGACACCAATCCTTCAGTCTCTTCCACTGTTTAACAGGCTATACATCTCTCCAGATGCATGTAAAAGGGGTTTTAAAACTGGGTGTAGAAAATTAATCGGTCTTGATAGTTGTTTCTTGAAGGGATACTTTGGGGGCCAGCTATTGTCCGCTGTAAGTCAAGATGCAAATAATCACTTCTATGTGATAGCATTCGCTGTTGTTGACAATGAAACGAAGGAGAGTTGGAAGTGGTTCCTCATCTTGTTACAAGAAGATCTTGGAGATCAAGACATTCATGAGTGGAATTTTATCTCGGACCAACAAAAggtattcttttaatttagttGTTTTCGGATTGatgtataaattaatttagttgtgattatttatcttatttgatgATTATATACTAACAAGCACTTTGTTGGAGAATGGAAAGCTATATATTTAATATGTGCCTTTTACTTTCATTTAAAAATGAGCACAAATCTAATAACTGGCAGAGACATAAACTTCAATAGATTCTGTATAGAAATGTTCAATATATGCATATCAAAAAAACAATTATTAGACACTTTGACTATATTCTTAAACCAAATATTATTAAATGCTTTCTTCTTGTAACTCTAGAAGTTTAATACACTAACTATATTGGAAACTAACAAAAAACAATTATTTAGTTAATATCTTAGTCagtgtataaaattctttaaataACCATGTTTGCACTTCTTGCTCTGCACTATTTTTTAGTTAACATTATTAGTTCAATTTAGTTGCTGATTATGATACTTTTACTTTCATTTGATTGGACTATTTTGAGATATATTGTATGAACGACTTATAAGGTATTTAATAACAGATGTCTTCGAGCTAATTATTCTAGTGATGTTATCAATATCTTGCTTATTAGGGATTGTTGCTTGTTATAACAATTCAATTGAATTTTATTGCCTACTATTTCcaatttaatttgtgtttatTTACTTGTTCTTAGGGATTGTTTCGTGCACTAAAGGAGGTGATGTCGCACGCTCATCACCGAAATTGTGTCAGgcatatttgaaaaaattttacaaatagaTACAAGGACAAGCAAGTCAAGAATGTTGTATGGGAATGTGCTAAATGTACCACTGATGCTAAATTCCAAGCAAGTATAAAGAAGTTGAAAAGGATCAACGAAGAAGCATGGAGTTACCTAGAAAAATTTGAGCCTGCTTGCTGGACCAAAGCTCACTTCAGTCACGGGCCAAAGTGTGACAACCTCACCAATAACATGTTTGAGGTTTGGAATGAAAAAATGGTGAACTACCGGTCAAAATCAATTCTTACAATGTGTGAGGAACTTTGGTGCTATATCATGCGACGGATGACCAAGTACAAACAAGTATTGGAGACACACATCGGAACTGAGATCGCACCTACTCAACAGAAAAATCTTGATGACATTATGAAGGATATTAGATATTGGCGGCTAGTTTGGGTTGGTGATGATGAAAGGAGAGTCTTCGAGGTTCAACAAGGCTCCAAGAAGCTTTCTATCAACCTGTCTACAAACAAATATACATGCAAGACTTGGCAATTAACTGGTATACTCACTAAACTATGTTAGTTAGTTTACAGTTGTTAAATTACACTTGTATGTTGCTAAATACATTGTAATTGTAGGTCTTCCTTGCGTTCATGCACTTGCTACCATAGCTAGAAGGGGTGACAGACCTGAGACATATGTCCACCCTCTGCTTAAGATTGGGCCAGCAATAGCAACATACCAACATTGCATACAACTTGTTAATTCTGAGAAATATTGGGAGAAGACAAATTATTTGAAACTAATTCTCCCAATATTTCCCAGTTAGCAGACATgtcaagagaagaagaaaagagtcaTCTGAGACTGAAGTGAGCAAAACTGACAGCAACAAAGTTAAGAAGACATTTTGGGTTACTTGTAgcaagtgtggagaggttggcCATAATTAAAAGACTTGCAAATGACCTCTAACAGCAACAACTAGACGTCCAACTAATCTAAATAGAAGAAAGACAAAGGCTGGTACAAATCTTGGAACATCAAACCAACCTGCAGAGGAGATGCATGTCTCACAATCAGCACCCCAAGTGCAGATAAACCACCATAAATAATGTACTAATTGTTGATCGTAAGGACTAAATTGGGTTTTTAATGCTTCTATAAAGACTTAGTTggatattttaaaaatcattgagacttatatgtttttttttttaaattccacAAGGACTGACTTGAAGTTttatttgactaattttttcattattttagaATGTGGTTGATCATCCTAATCCAACTCAGTCCGCAGCTAATGCACCAGGTTCTGTGTCTAGTATGGTGAGTAAAATTGGATGTAAAGATCTGTAATTTGTGTTACTACACTTTTAGATTTGCTTCCATAACTTTGTTTACTCTTTGTATATGCTATCTTCTTTATCACAGGGTGCAGCAAATTCTGGAGCAACAACTCCCCAAAGTGCAAGGGCCAAGAAGTCTATCATTAGGACCATAATATCCTGCACCAGTCCAGTTTAGCACTCCACCTCCTATTCCACCACCTAGACCAAGTCAATGCATCTCGGCAGAAACAATTGCAGCGGCAAGTAAGAGTACTACATCAAGGATGTTCCAGTTTATTCCAAATCTTGGTTCAAGCATCCGAGACAGAAGTGATTGAAGACAAATGATTATGCTTTTTTATGTAATAGTTTGGTTTGTATTTTGGTAATGAGCTTTCAAGTTGATGGACCTAAACTTGAAATACTCTTAATTTAGAGATTGATGTGAGGTTAGTGTGGATGAAACTTTTTTTGTGGATTATGTTTTGGCTCATGTATGGCCGAATTCTGACTTTAGTTTAAGTTGCTACTGTGACAgctatgttatttttattaggtCGAATCTGTGATTTGCATCCTATGTTTTGAAGTTGCTATTTGACATCAAAGCAATATATTGCTGTTATAAGTAATGTTGctgttatttttttcattattcattTCAATCTACGTATTAGTGAACTTATAAGTAATGGTGctgttgtttttttattttccattattCATTTGACTACATGACATAGCAATATAATTTTGTGTTTGGGTCATCAACCAAACAATATTGGAAGAAAACTTTTAAGCTAATATATTGCataaattttcttcttctcacaAGCATTTAGATcacaaaaaagcatataaatttgTATACAAGTTTTAGTGAACTCTTAATACTAACATATAACTTACAAAATAGCTATTGTAACTAACAAAATCAACACTAATACTGCAAAGAATATGATAACAAGTACTACGTTCATACATTTACTCTTGTCCTCAGCTTTTGGGACTACATTTTTCTGAATCTCTAACAAATCAATTCTATTTTGCAATTTCATTAGTCTGTGTTCCAAATCAGCATCATTGATATCATACATGGGTGAAATATTAGCAACAATCTCACCACCACCCATGGTAACATTCTTCACCGAATCATCATTCTTCAACTTAATGTCAAAAATCTTGTCAACCCATGCAAAGAACTTGTAATGAGATAACTTTTCCTGCTCATCGCATAAACACAAGTCTTCAACACAATTCTTATAGAATGTAAATTATTCGAAATCCTACAATTGTTTACCTTATATAGTGGGCATCCAACAAACAGTCTATCCGAATTTTCACGAGTCCTTAAAGTAGAGATTATTACATACAAACCGCATAGGCATTTTGGGTGTTGCCTTTTGGGATTTCAACTTTGCTTAGGCTGCTAATGTCACTGTCTCCGATACCGCTGCAACTATAGACACCGCCGAGTCTCCCATCACGGCGATTCGAAGACGACGAGCTTCCTTTGCTTGGTGTCATTGCAGGTGCTGATAAACTAGGGTTCCAAAAGCTTCAACGAAAAAGACGTTTCTGTTTGAGTAGAGAGGGGTtgaggtagaagagaagaagcGCGACCTTGTGTCTCCCACTAAAATGCAACGTTTGATGCCAAGTCTTAAACAACGCTATTTTCATAAGGTGGTTGGGGACTAATTTTTTCTTCTATGATACGTGTACATGTTGCTAGACACGCTGGTAAGTAACCATGTCACTTTAGCTTTTTCCGATAGCATAAAACGAAAAAATAGGTCTAGGAATTATTTTGGCTGCTGAAGAGAAAccataaaaactaatttgtgtattaatttttttcggggactaaaacatttaattttaaaatcttcgaaaattaatttaaataattattcttatctttttatctctttaaagtaatttataaaaaaataataaattcagaattttatttatgttctcAGTTGAGTCAAATATAAAGAATATTTTAAACGAATCCAAACATTTAATATTAATGAGCGTGTGTCAGTCATTGAAAAGTTTGAGAATGGTTTCTTTTGCCTTTAATGGATTATTTCAAATCAGAAATGTTTAAGGGTAAAAAACAAAATAGCCAAAACAAGCTAAAATTATTGGAAAGTTATCACGTATTTCTGTGTACGATTGcgaaattttatgtttttgtgtACTATCAAGTTTTCAGTAATATTTTTGTCTTCTAGCGAATTTTAGAATTACCATATTAACCTTTG belongs to Arachis duranensis cultivar V14167 chromosome 8, aradu.V14167.gnm2.J7QH, whole genome shotgun sequence and includes:
- the LOC110274535 gene encoding uncharacterized protein LOC110274535 translates to MTLSEAYEHIKIDYNVMINGKMVYKALKEARERVIGNERAQYSKLKDYLSEIHRSNPWSSTILDVTPILQSLPLFNRLYISPDACKRGFKTGCRKLIGLDSCFLKGYFGGQLLSAVSQDANNHFYVIAFAVVDNETKESWKWFLILLQEDLGDQDIHEWNFISDQQKGLYKDKQVKNVVWECAKCTTDAKFQASIKKLKRINEEAWSYLEKFEPACWTKAHFSHGPKCDNLTNNMFEVWNEKMVNYRSKSILTMCEELWCYIMRRMTKYKQVLETHIGTEIAPTQQKNLDDIMKDIRYWRLVWVGDDERRVFEVQQGSKKLSINLSTNKYTCKTWQLTGLPCVHALATIARRGDRPETYVHPLLKIGPAIATYQHCIQLNVVDHPNPTQSAANAPGSVSSMGAANSGATTPQSARAKKSIIRTIISCTSPV